tcgatcgcgatctcgcgaaacACCGCACCGATCGCGATCTCACGAAGCGTcgatcgacgcttcgcgagatcgcaaTCGGCGCAAAGAAGAGATCGcaatcgacggcgcgatctttCTCCCTCGACGCGGTGCGTTCGCGAGAtcgttctttctctctctcgttcTCCATTTGCGCGTCTGTGAGCTCTCTTTGCGCGTCTCAGTTTCGGAAatcatttgaagtgaaaataggaaCGGAAATGAATTTCCATGGTCAACGCTGCTTTTTTACGGTTAGCTGAAAATGATTTCCggaaaattcaattttcaaaaccaaCCAAACAGCCTATTTTACGaaaaatgatttcctgaaaccattttcacccaaaacaaacacacccttaagcTCGCATCCACTTGTCCCAAAGGCAGAACCTGAGACTCACTCACACCCAAGGCTATGAGTTCAGAATTACCCCACTGCCTATGTACTGGGTTTGCCAAAGATTGGCTTTGACGTGGCCTCCAAACAAGTTTGGGCTTTACGTATTTAAATGGGCCGGAGGTACTAACCTTTTGAAAATTCTGAATAGTGGGCTTTCTAGGTTGCACCACTTTTGGGCCCACTTCCTTATCTTCAAACCACACTACAGCCCAATTCCCATCTAACCCACACTCCATACACAAAATCAGATCCAACGTCAACTCAGCTTTAATACCTTTATCTTCAATCCCATCAATTGTTGACAAAATCTTCGCCCCAATTTGATCTCTCTGTCCCAAAGTACCATCCTTGCAAGTAACCCGGTTAACACGGCTGGATTCTAACAAAATCTTCGTCCTAGGAGGCTCCCTCTGTCCTAGGAAACTTTCCTCACGATTATTACGGCTGGAGACTGATAGACTCTTCACCCTAGGTTGCTCAGGATTTgtattttgaatcaatacattttttttcttccctttatcATCTCCGCCATCGTTGTTATTCCGTTTCTCCGCCACCACCGACGCAAAGGATTTTGAGGCAtctctaagagcattcacagcagatgttgcaaaaaaaatgccattttgccacaccaaagacctactttattattttaccacatcattttacaatatcccatttatcagatgttttatcattcaattctatacattaaaataatatttactacacattaaaataatatatctaacacGATAAATAACAACCACAACATTGCTGCCGCCGCTGCCACCACCGTGACAGCCACAATccattgcaaaacaaaaaactaaaaacaaaaccaccaccacaaccaccgtcatcaacaacccaccacaaaacccattaaaaacaGAGCAACACCCACTAGCACAGcaactcaaacccaaaaaacacaacaactcaaacccagaaaacactCCGATCAAGATCTCACCTCACCTCAACCCACGATCAAGATCTTGATCAACTCAACGTCGATGCCCACTAGCACTCTGATcaactcaaacccagaaaacactCCAATCAACTCAAACCCACTAGCACCGGCAACCCACGATTAAGATCTCACCTCACCTCAACGTTGATGCCCACGATCAAGATCTCAACGTCGATGCCCACGATCGTGATGAACACTCCGATCTCACCTCAACGTCGATGCCCACGTCGATTCCGATTggcgatgatgatgatgacaatgCCCGGAGAGATCGGCGATGACGATACAAAATGCAACCGGTGAGAGATCGGCGATGACGGATCAAGATCAACAATTTATAAGAGAGAGGGAATCGGTGAGAGAGAACAGaggtgagagagaagagaaaagaataaactgaagagagaggagagagaaaagagaataaaaaaatattaatcagtTATACCATTTCCGTCCGTACAGTGGCAAATATGCAATGGCACTGTTCATATGTTGCAAAAATTATGGCATTTGGAACATCTGATAAAGatggtttttggtgtttggtgtggcaaatgtgtcaaatatttggcatttggcacatttaccaCATCTAGTGTGGATGCTCTAAAGGGAATACTTGTGATAGCTTGCCTGGGAGCTAGAGACTCTGGGGCTAACACCTTCCTCAAGTGTAAACGTCTTCCCTTCAGGCACCACTATAGAACCCTTACGACGACCATGAGCGAGTtccaaaattaataagaaaGCTCCGTGAGAGTTGGAACCCAACTGAAGAATAAAGCATTTGTCCCCCTCACGGCAAGATTTTGCAAACTGCCCACTAGACTGCCCGGAGATCAGTTCTTCCACATTGAACAGTAGTCTCTTTGCACTTCCTTTTCCCATAAATATTGATCTTAGAGAATCTCTGCCTCTCTCGTAAATATGCAGCTGGTAAAACATACCACCTTCCTCAACTGAAAACTCAAATGATTTTGATTCGacgaagaaaaaaatagagccACCCATATTGAATCAAAAGTTTTGAACAAGAACCCACAAAATTCTTCAAAGAAAGCACAGaacccaacaaaaaacaaaccaaaatagAAGAAGCAATTATAAATGCAGACTCAAAGACACAAACAGAAAGACAGTGACTCCATAAACTCTGGAAACAATTTCTACTAGTAAAgctacttattaaaaaaaaactaccagtAAAGGCCCAAACGCAAGACGAATCAAATAAGGAACTAGTAAACAGAGCTAACAATGGGTAACAGGAAATCAAGACTACCAAATTTAAGAATTAAATTGAAATGCACACAGACACACACTAAAGATTAATTTTCTTTGCTCATATGCATCACTGATTAACAATTAATCCTAAGAATCTATACCTGCTTATCCTGGTTGGCATAGGAATTCTCAGGTTCCATGGTTGAAGGCTTAATATCAGCTGGAGTTTCCTGTGGTAACATGGATATCATCAGAAATGACATTCCATACATATTTACATAACTTATTACAAATACATTACTAAAATAGTTATGATTTCTTAATGTGGTCTTGTCTTTGCcaaacaaatgatttttttttgagatactaTATGATTTGAAACTTATGGTTTTTGGTCCATAATGATTCTCTTTTTAGTGTAGGCGAGATTAGAATCCAagtactttatttaataacaagAGTCTGTACGAATTGAGTAAATTGAAACCAACCAAACGAAGCTGAATTAATTTTCTTTGCTCATATGCATCACTGATTAACAATTAATCCTAACAATCTATACCTGCTTATCCTGGTTGGCATAGGAATTCTCAGGTTCCATGGTTGAAGGCTTAATATCAGCTGGAGTTTCCTGTGGTAACATGGATATCATCAGAAATGACATTCCATACATATTTACATAACTTATTACAAATACATTACTAAAATAGTTATGATTTCTTAATGTGGTCTTGTCTTTGCcaaacaaatgattttttttgagatactaTATGATTTGAAACTTATGGTTTTTGGTCCATAATGATTCTCTTTTTAGTGTAGGCGAGATTAGAATCCAagtactttatttaataacaagAGTCTGTACGAATTGAGTAAATTGAAACCAACCAAACGAAGCTGAATTAATTTTCTTTGCTCATATGCATCACTGATTAACAATTAATCCTAACAATCTATACCTGCTTATCCTGGTTGGCATAGGAATTCTCAGGTTCCATGGTTGAAGGCTTAATATCAGCTGGAGTTTCCTGTGGTAACATGGATATCATCAGAAATGACATTCCATACATATTTACATAACTTATTACAAATACATTACTAAAATAGTTATGATTTCTTAATGTGGTCTTGTCTTTGCcaaacaaatgattttttttgagatactaTATGATTTGAAACTTATGGTTTTTGGTCCATAATGATTCTCTTTTTAGTGTAGGCGAGATTAGAATCCAagtactttatttaataacaagAGTCTGTACGAATTGAGTAAATTGAAACCAACCAAACGAAGCTGAATTTAAACGTTGTAAATCCTTTGCGGTAAATTAACAGTCTTGGACTTTTCTATTGTGTGCACTTATAAGTCTATCTATGCACAAAATTCTTCTTGTATTATCATTACTCAgtgttgtgagagagagagagctgtaaGTGTGCCTTAGAATTTCTTGAGTCGACTACAATTACCTGATTTTCTGATGAAGTAAAACCCTCTGGTAAAATTTCATTGCTTGATAGAAGATGCGGCATGGTTTGAGGCCTCCTGCAAGTATCAGAAAACAAATctttaactcaaaattttgagatataATGCATTCAGGTATGGTAAGTTATAACAAAATCTTCCCAGTTAATTTTAACCTTTCCGGTGAGAGAGAGCTACAAAATCCTCTTTCATTGTAGCGGTCTTGCAACTGTTCAAGTTGaactaaaatattttggtaaAGAGATGGATGATAGTTATCCGGAGTCCCTAAAAAGCATTGGACTAGTGTTTGCACAAACTCTTCGACATTTTGCTCGTATACAAGACTGATTCCACACAttttaaatttcacaacttgGACATCGCTTTGAAATTGAGCACAAATGTGACTACAGTGATTCAACTGAAACTGCTCTCGTGGTATGTAAAATACCAGAAGTCTTTGTGATGACTCAACAAAAACATCTCTAGAGCGGGGAAAGGCTCCGTAAGGTGCAAGAAGAACTTCATCACTAGCTGAGAGACcagaaaagtgaagaaaaattgTTGAATCTGGCTTGTAACTTGAACCAACTCGTTGCTTGTCCACagtataaaaggcaaatatAGTTAACCCTATCCATGTCGAATTATTATGCAAGTTTGGTGGCAACTCCATTTTTATGTAGGACCCCAAATTTCGATAACTGAACCAGGCTTGGGGAACTGCAACTTCTGGAAAGATATAATCATAGCAGTGGTGTTGTGCTTCTCCCTgaaaatacacaaaaatatGGTCTTCAAATGTTCAATATGTGAGAGAGAAACAAGAGTTGCAAAAAAGGTAATACTTGATGCACATCAGTGTCTCGATTTTAGTTGTTTGCACAATTTTCAGTACATACTAATGTGTAACAATCACTGCCTTGCAAAAATGTGTTGTTTAGGGATGAATAGTAAGTCACCTCATAAAACCTTGAAAGCATTGACTTGAGGGCACTTCTCAGCCTGGGGTTCAGGTCAATTAGGGCATTGGACCGAGTGGATTCCACCTCGTTATCATGACTTAGGGAATTGCCCAAATGACATTTTATGAAATCTTCACTACCTTGACGGAGGGCATCAGTGCTCCTAAAAATTTTATGGCCTAGGTGTTGTACAAATCCTGCCACATCAGGCTCATAGAGTATACGTGCACCACACCCTTTAATCTCAATATCTAGGCTATTGGTTACAATCAATGGCCTAATGCAATTACGTTCATCTAATAGTTCTCTAATCCTCGCATGCGATATGTATAGCCAAAGTCCAAATGAACCAACATAGATTTTTTCTCTAGGGACCATATAGACTAGAGGTCGATCTTTAGGACCACCGTCCATGTCCAAATGACAAATAAACTCATGAACATATTTTACATCCGGACCAGAAGAAACCTCTTTTGAATTGTGGACCTCAAAATCAACACATAGGGCGATTCCCCTCCAACTAACATCATACTGATGTAGCGGGATTGCTATAGATGACCCACAATACTGATTTTTGAACCACTCtggaatttcaatttgatgTAAAACGCTGTAAAATCCTTCACTTTCACGAATTTGATCCTGTAAAATATTAGAAGGCAAAAATAATTAGAtgtttaatgtgtgtgtgtgtgagagagagagagagagagacaaagagagtGAGACCTCCATGTATCTTTGCCACAATGGCTGGAACTGTATATCCAGCGAAGAACCCTCAGTTACCTCATCCTTGAGCATGCTGTCCAGCAAAGAAACCTCagtaattttgttttcttcaacCTCAGGCAAGCTGAGGCAATTAATAATAGTGAATCCTGTTTCACCCAAAGTCCACAAAACAactttttttgaataatttttcagtGAAGTACATCCTCGTGCCATTACAAAATTTGTACTTGATGGAAGATATGGCAAGGACTGAAGCTCGCTACAATCATCCAAGCAAAGAAGTTTAAGCTTAGAAAGATGAGAAACGCTATCAGGCAAGCATGTAAAATTGTTTTTACTCAGATTCAGAGACTGCAGTGAGGAAAAGCAACTAAGATCATCAGGAAGTGCTCCATCTGACAAATTGCAGTCACTCAGGTCTAGAGATTTTAAAGACCTTAATCCAAAGAATGACTTAGGCAACAATAGGTTGATGGGCTCTCGTTTAGGATGTCGAGCATTGAATAAACAAAATGTCCATAAAACAAGTGTAGCGCTTACAAAGGCACTCTGATAGTTGAGTGGCAGCACTAAGAAAGAGAACATAAGAAGCAAAATTGTTCCTTTAAAAGCAACGGGAACACCAATTGAGGATACATTGGGCAAGAACCCAAGCAAATGCGATGCTTTTGGTCGTTGACCCCTGCATCCTGATAGAGTAAGAATTTCAAGAGATGTTAACCTACAAATGACATCAGAAAAACTGGAAAGGGCACTGCAGTCTTTAAGATTCAATAAAGTAAGGCCAGTCAGATGCTTGATTGATGATGGTAGTTCTTTTACGTCAGTCCCATTCAAATAAAGCTCTGACAAGGATGTCATATTTCTCCCAATCTCTGGAAATTTCTTGAGTCTTGAACAACCAGATAAAATAAAGATTTCAAGAGATTTCAAGTTGATCTCATGTGGAAGGCTCTTAAGGTGTTTGCAGTCTTTTAGATTTAATAAAGTAAGTCGTCTGAGAGTTCCAATTGACGGGTGAATCTTATACAATCTTGTACAACCTTGCAAAATCAACCTCTCAAGATTTTGAAATCCAATGAAATCAGGAGTGCTGATTAAGCTTTGAGAGTAACTTAGGTCAATGAGTTTTAGCTGGCTTAAGTTCTgtgataaaaccaaaaataaatatgaaaaactaaGTGGTCAAGaacttaatttattaaaaaaccaaagaaaaaaaagaaaaaaaacttgcattAGTGAAAATCTTACCCTAAATCCTTTTGGTAGTTGCTCAATGCAGCTACAAGGCATAATAAGTTCAACAAGATTATTTGGTTGAAAACTCCTTGGCATGGATTTCAAAGGATAATCATGCCATTCGATCAATTGTAGCTCATTAGAAAGATAAGTGAGGCCTTTAGGAAGAAGCACATCGTGGATTTTAAATAACCTTAGTCTTGTCATCTCTGAGAAGGCATTGGCATTCAAGTCTTCTTTATGTGGAGGCGAGTTTAGAATCAAGCTCTCAACATTTTTTGTTCCCTAGTAACCAAGAACAGTGAAATTAGTATAGAAAATGTAGAAAAttgtacaaatatatatacttcCCTATGCTTATGTATATACACAAATCCACTTACAATATTGTTCTTCAATACAGAAAAGATATCCTTATGATGCCACAACCTACTGCGTAATCCAGGCTCTTGAGGTGCTTCACGATGAACAATTTCCCTACCCATTTGTtgtagcaaatcatgcatgCATATTTTCCCCCCCAAAATGGTAATGAGAGATTTTTCCTTTAGGATTTGTATATGTATGCAGTAACTTGAAATTCCTAGAATATCTACAACTCTTTTTTTGTCCATTCCTTTGAAAAAAAGGGCAATATCCAAAAATGATCCTTGAACCTTATGCTGCAACCCCTTATAACTAATTGCAAGTCTATTCACAATTTCTTCATTAGGATTTTCATTCAGCTGATCTAGGAAATTTTTCCATACAAGTTTTTCTTTATGAAACAAGGAGGAACCAAAAACTTCAAGAGCTAAAGGAAGTCCTTTAGCATACTTCACAAAAACGTTACAAAAATCCTCAAAACCTCTTTTAGGATGGGGTTGGTTGAAGGCTTTTTGACTAAAGAGCTCTAATGCTTTATCATTATCTAGTCTTTTTGCCTCATACATATCATTCACTTCGTGTGTTGTCAACAACTGTTTGTCTCTACTTGTTATAATGATTCTACTCCCAGGACCAAACCAATCACGGCTTCCTACAAGTGCATCCAGTTGGTCTTTTTTATTCACATTATCAAGAACAATAAGAACCTTTCTATGATGGAGCCTTTGCCTTAGAATCTTCTTTCCTTCACCAACACTCGTTATACTTAATTCTCTATCACCCAAGATGTTAGAAAGAAGGCGTTTTTGTAAAGGAACAAGATCATCATTTCTTGTTTCCTTAACAAAACCAATACGAATAAAGCTTTTGGAGTCAAATTGAGTagatattttacaataaatgaCTTCTGCTAGAGTTGATTTACCAATCCCTCCCGGCCCCCAAATCCCTATAAGGCGAATATCATCCAACCCCGCATTTAATAAATCCATCATTTCCTTCACACTAGATTCTATTCCAACAAGATCCTTTGAAACACTTAACAATTCACCATACAATTCACTATGTATACCTCCCACAATGTTCTGGATTATTATTGATTCTGGCCtgtaaaaaagacaaaaataataattttgatgaGATAGTGGCAATTGTGAGACACAAAACGTTCAATAATTTTACTATGGTTTGCTTTAATAGAGAAATGAGAACTCTAAAACCCCTCCCCAAGGTGGAGTTCAAATTTGTCGTCCGGGAAGGGGTGagatttaaatttcaaatctctctctctcatcattgTGCACCCTTGACATGATGgttactctacaagtataagttctTGTAAGTTAGAGGGGGGCAAGGGTCAGAGTTCAAGTATCTAGGAGGGAACTTCATACTTATATACTGAGGATGTATTTGTTTAGAGGTGAAATAAGGTAGATGGAAAACTTTGAAGAGaaaattggaaggaaattttttttgaagtgtgtttggttgggtgggaaggaaaaaaaaatggtgaaactcaggaattttctctccaaacctatcaaaaaaatttctccctaAAATGGGGAGAAAATTGAAGGGAGAAATTGGGCAtcatttttggatgaaaatgcCCATGTGCAGTTGCACAAGGGCTTTGTACACGTTGCTCTACTTCACTTTTAACTTCGTCCACATTGctcttgttcatttttttttcttttttctttcgaTTTACTGGGCAGGCTTCGTCCagtgctctttttttttttttttttttgcttttttttgtgttttttttgtttttgattttatttgtttggtttagatgtgatttttttttttggacaagatttttattttttaataaatttaggagattgatttttattttttgattgtttatcactttttttgttttaattgaatattattttttaataagggtatatgtgtaaatttatacaaactcactttttccattcctccacttttccacttctaaccaaataaaaatgagggaaattaaaatattttttttcctcccatttttccaCTATTTTCTATTATcctacttttccacccctccaaccaaacagaccttTAGATTAGGCACTGGCGGAGCCAGCATAGGGCGAgggg
This genomic stretch from Quercus robur chromosome 4, dhQueRobu3.1, whole genome shotgun sequence harbors:
- the LOC126720496 gene encoding disease resistance-like protein DSC1 isoform X7, which translates into the protein MASITSERASSSSSSSSSSSSSSSSSSSTSGRKYEVYLSFQGEQTQDGFTNHLYEALRQKSIHVFGDDGKLRRGELMKAIEESQYAIVVLSGNYADSKWCLDELAKIVENTQKTGLTVLPVFYHVDPSHVQNQTGPFAKAFDKHARVDEEKIQKWRAALREVGNLPGWHLNQRPESIIIQNIVGGIHSELYGELLSVSKDLVGIESSVKEMMDLLNAGLDDIRLIGIWGPGGIGKSTLAEVIYCKISTQFDSKSFIRIGFVKETRNDDLVPLQKRLLSNILGDRELSITSVGEGKKILRQRLHHRKVLIVLDNVNKKDQLDALVGSRDWFGPGSRIIITSRDKQLLTTHEVNDMYEAKRLDNDKALELFSQKAFNQPHPKRGFEDFCNVFVKYAKGLPLALEVFGSSLFHKEKLVWKNFLDQLNENPNEEIVNRLAISYKGLQHKVQGSFLDIALFFKGMDKKRVVDILGISSYCIHIQILKEKSLITILGGKICMHDLLQQMGREIVHREAPQEPGLRSRLWHHKDIFSVLKNNIGTKNVESLILNSPPHKEDLNANAFSEMTRLRLFKIHDVLLPKGLTYLSNELQLIEWHDYPLKSMPRSFQPNNLVELIMPCSCIEQLPKGFRNLSQLKLIDLSYSQSLISTPDFIGFQNLERLILQGCTRLYKIHPSIGTLRRLTLLNLKDCKHLKSLPHEINLKSLEIFILSGCSRLKKFPEIGRNMTSLSELYLNGTDVKELPSSIKHLTGLTLLNLKDCSALSSFSDVICRLTSLEILTLSGCRGQRPKASHLLGFLPNVSSIGVPVAFKGTILLLMFSFLVLPLNYQSAFVSATLVLWTFCLFNARHPKREPINLLLPKSFFGLRSLKSLDLSDCNLSDGALPDDLSCFSSLQSLNLSKNNFTCLPDSVSHLSKLKLLCLDDCSELQSLPYLPSSTNFVMARGCTSLKNYSKKVVLWTLGETGFTIINCLSLPEVEENKITEVSLLDSMLKDEVTEGSSLDIQFQPLWQRYMEDQIRESEGFYSVLHQIEIPEWFKNQYCGSSIAIPLHQYDVSWRGIALCVDFEVHNSKEVSSGPDVKYVHEFICHLDMDGGPKDRPLVYMVPREKIYVGSFGLWLYISHARIRELLDERNCIRPLIVTNSLDIEIKGCGARILYEPDVAGFVQHLGHKIFRSTDALRQGSEDFIKCHLGNSLSHDNEVESTRSNALIDLNPRLRSALKSMLSRFYEGEAQHHCYDYIFPEVAVPQAWFSYRNLGSYIKMELPPNLHNNSTWIGLTIFAFYTVDKQRVGSSYKPDSTIFLHFSGLSASDEVLLAPYGAFPRSRDVFVESSQRLLVFYIPREQFQLNHCSHICAQFQSDVQVVKFKMCGISLVYEQNVEEFVQTLVQCFLGTPDNYHPSLYQNILVQLEQLQDRYNERGFCSSLSPERRPQTMPHLLSSNEILPEGFTSSENQETPADIKPSTMEPENSYANQDKQETPADIKPSTMEPENSYANQDKQETPADIKPSTMEPENSYANQDKQMTTVTTGELLELAKKNVKLAVVEDMAEQFEEAYKLYMKALEYAGTYLFYENNPWLKKQNRQSFLRYYRRATKIRGRHHLHGPSLSNRAESGLGLTKPNAKLSDVGGLQACKKVLVEAAIVPIKNPQFFTGKRQPWKAILLYGPPGTGKTYLANAIATEAGSTFFSVSASDIVSKWKGESEKQVSILFQRARDAAPSIIFIDEIDSLCGSRGENNENEASRRIKTELLVQMQGVCNDETNVLVLAATNAPYALDQAMRRRFDKRIYVPLPDLEAREHIFKFFI
- the LOC126720496 gene encoding disease resistance-like protein DSC1 isoform X3, translating into MASITSERASSSSSSSSSSSSSSSSSSSTSGRKYEVYLSFQGEQTQDGFTNHLYEALRQKSIHVFGDDGKLRRGELMKAIEESQYAIVVLSGNYADSKWCLDELAKIVENTQKTGLTVLPVFYHVDPSHVQNQTGPFAKAFDKHARVDEEKIQKWRAALREVGNLPGWHLNQRPESIIIQNIVGGIHSELYGELLSVSKDLVGIESSVKEMMDLLNAGLDDIRLIGIWGPGGIGKSTLAEVIYCKISTQFDSKSFIRIGFVKETRNDDLVPLQKRLLSNILGDRELSITSVGEGKKILRQRLHHRKVLIVLDNVNKKDQLDALVGSRDWFGPGSRIIITSRDKQLLTTHEVNDMYEAKRLDNDKALELFSQKAFNQPHPKRGFEDFCNVFVKYAKGLPLALEVFGSSLFHKEKLVWKNFLDQLNENPNEEIVNRLAISYKGLQHKVQGSFLDIALFFKGMDKKRVVDILGISSYCIHIQILKEKSLITILGGKICMHDLLQQMGREIVHREAPQEPGLRSRLWHHKDIFSVLKNNIGTKNVESLILNSPPHKEDLNANAFSEMTRLRLFKIHDVLLPKGLTYLSNELQLIEWHDYPLKSMPRSFQPNNLVELIMPCSCIEQLPKGFRNLSQLKLIDLSYSQSLISTPDFIGFQNLERLILQGCTRLYKIHPSIGTLRRLTLLNLKDCKHLKSLPHEINLKSLEIFILSGCSRLKKFPEIGRNMTSLSELYLNGTDVKELPSSIKHLTGLTLLNLKDCSALSSFSDVICRLTSLEILTLSGCRGQRPKASHLLGFLPNVSSIGVPVAFKGTILLLMFSFLVLPLNYQSAFVSATLVLWTFCLFNARHPKREPINLLLPKSFFGLRSLKSLDLSDCNLSDGALPDDLSCFSSLQSLNLSKNNFTCLPDSVSHLSKLKLLCLDDCSELQSLPYLPSSTNFVMARGCTSLKNYSKKVVLWTLGETGFTIINCLSLPEVEENKITEVSLLDSMLKDEVTEGSSLDIQFQPLWQRYMEDQIRESEGFYSVLHQIEIPEWFKNQYCGSSIAIPLHQYDVSWRGIALCVDFEVHNSKEVSSGPDVKYVHEFICHLDMDGGPKDRPLVYMVPREKIYVGSFGLWLYISHARIRELLDERNCIRPLIVTNSLDIEIKGCGARILYEPDVAGFVQHLGHKIFRSTDALRQGSEDFIKCHLGNSLSHDNEVESTRSNALIDLNPRLRSALKSMLSRFYEGEAQHHCYDYIFPEVAVPQAWFSYRNLGSYIKMELPPNLHNNSTWIGLTIFAFYTVDKQRVGSSYKPDSTIFLHFSGLSASDEVLLAPYGAFPRSRDVFVESSQRLLVFYIPREQFQLNHCSHICAQFQSDVQVVKFKMCGISLVYEQNVEEFVQTLVQCFLGTPDNYHPSLYQNILVQLEQLQDRYNERGFCSSLSPERRPQTMPHLLSSNEILPEGFTSSENQETPADIKPSTMEPENSYANQDKQETPADIKPSTMEPENSYANQDKQMTTVTTGELLELAKKNVKLAVVEDMAEQFEEAYKLYMKALEYAGTYLFYENNPWLKKQNRQSFLRYYRRATKIRGRHHLHGPSLSNRAESGLGLTKPNAKLSDVGGLQACKKVLVEAAIVPIKNPQFFTGKRQPWKAILLYGPPGTGKTYLANAIATEAGSTFFSVSASDIVSKWKGESEKQVSILFQRARDAAPSIIFIDEIDSLCGSRGENNENEASRRIKTELLVQMQGVCNDETNVLVLAATNAPYALDQAMRRRFDKRIYVPLPDLEAREHIFKVHIGDTPHNLTENDFEHLARRTQGFSGSDIFSCVEDALYQPVRATLDAQFFRKTSKGMWVPCERTGQGATEITLQELNAQGLALKIQLPPNTRADFDKMLARQKPTVSEAELELYKRFNKAFGNEG
- the LOC126720496 gene encoding disease resistance-like protein DSC1 isoform X1; protein product: MASITSERASSSSSSSSSSSSSSSSSSSTSGRKYEVYLSFQGEQTQDGFTNHLYEALRQKSIHVFGDDGKLRRGELMKAIEESQYAIVVLSGNYADSKWCLDELAKIVENTQKTGLTVLPVFYHVDPSHVQNQTGPFAKAFDKHARVDEEKIQKWRAALREVGNLPGWHLNQRPESIIIQNIVGGIHSELYGELLSVSKDLVGIESSVKEMMDLLNAGLDDIRLIGIWGPGGIGKSTLAEVIYCKISTQFDSKSFIRIGFVKETRNDDLVPLQKRLLSNILGDRELSITSVGEGKKILRQRLHHRKVLIVLDNVNKKDQLDALVGSRDWFGPGSRIIITSRDKQLLTTHEVNDMYEAKRLDNDKALELFSQKAFNQPHPKRGFEDFCNVFVKYAKGLPLALEVFGSSLFHKEKLVWKNFLDQLNENPNEEIVNRLAISYKGLQHKVQGSFLDIALFFKGMDKKRVVDILGISSYCIHIQILKEKSLITILGGKICMHDLLQQMGREIVHREAPQEPGLRSRLWHHKDIFSVLKNNIGTKNVESLILNSPPHKEDLNANAFSEMTRLRLFKIHDVLLPKGLTYLSNELQLIEWHDYPLKSMPRSFQPNNLVELIMPCSCIEQLPKGFRNLSQLKLIDLSYSQSLISTPDFIGFQNLERLILQGCTRLYKIHPSIGTLRRLTLLNLKDCKHLKSLPHEINLKSLEIFILSGCSRLKKFPEIGRNMTSLSELYLNGTDVKELPSSIKHLTGLTLLNLKDCSALSSFSDVICRLTSLEILTLSGCRGQRPKASHLLGFLPNVSSIGVPVAFKGTILLLMFSFLVLPLNYQSAFVSATLVLWTFCLFNARHPKREPINLLLPKSFFGLRSLKSLDLSDCNLSDGALPDDLSCFSSLQSLNLSKNNFTCLPDSVSHLSKLKLLCLDDCSELQSLPYLPSSTNFVMARGCTSLKNYSKKVVLWTLGETGFTIINCLSLPEVEENKITEVSLLDSMLKDEVTEGSSLDIQFQPLWQRYMEDQIRESEGFYSVLHQIEIPEWFKNQYCGSSIAIPLHQYDVSWRGIALCVDFEVHNSKEVSSGPDVKYVHEFICHLDMDGGPKDRPLVYMVPREKIYVGSFGLWLYISHARIRELLDERNCIRPLIVTNSLDIEIKGCGARILYEPDVAGFVQHLGHKIFRSTDALRQGSEDFIKCHLGNSLSHDNEVESTRSNALIDLNPRLRSALKSMLSRFYEGEAQHHCYDYIFPEVAVPQAWFSYRNLGSYIKMELPPNLHNNSTWIGLTIFAFYTVDKQRVGSSYKPDSTIFLHFSGLSASDEVLLAPYGAFPRSRDVFVESSQRLLVFYIPREQFQLNHCSHICAQFQSDVQVVKFKMCGISLVYEQNVEEFVQTLVQCFLGTPDNYHPSLYQNILVQLEQLQDRYNERGFCSSLSPERRPQTMPHLLSSNEILPEGFTSSENQETPADIKPSTMEPENSYANQDKQETPADIKPSTMEPENSYANQDKQETPADIKPSTMEPENSYANQDKQMTTVTTGELLELAKKNVKLAVVEDMAEQFEEAYKLYMKALEYAGTYLFYENNPWLKKQNRQSFLRYYRRATKIRGRHHLHGPSLSNRAESGLGLTKPNAKLSDVGGLQACKKVLVEAAIVPIKNPQFFTGKRQPWKAILLYGPPGTGKTYLANAIATEAGSTFFSVSASDIVSKWKGESEKQVSILFQRARDAAPSIIFIDEIDSLCGSRGENNENEASRRIKTELLVQMQGVCNDETNVLVLAATNAPYALDQAMRRRFDKRIYVPLPDLEAREHIFKVHIGDTPHNLTENDFEHLARRTQGFSGSDIFSCVEDALYQPVRATLDAQFFRKTSKGMWVPCERTGQGATEITLQELNAQGLALKIQLPPNTRADFDKMLARQKPTVSEAELELYKRFNKAFGNEG